In the genome of Botrytis cinerea B05.10 chromosome 5, complete sequence, one region contains:
- the Bchhk2 gene encoding Bchhk2: MPPSVAPLDKPSSPTSKKRPGSRRSSGNDKTDNSPTQLHSSSSPTQHGLRERRSSDSKAKDSMPDILTGAKAPSISSDVEMASDNEVQDVGSSSLQNSENVHTGESRSPAPGRKLSLPPGTMPLYDPAEEVERLRAMNAQMQLNQHRERLAKQLEDREELQGKMTLSSAGLKARVSPIHEESISPSLEAAFASPIPSGMETASTESVRTIRGGETPAALHARTPSYPFPPMRTPRQLSYNGHRPFTALSPTVNPENFAGGSFYDGPHDHVLSGPITPVSGLNFQPAGSQLSNRDSVFETPNLYDLSLMLSAEPGLDPWWSTVVKIMRDVYKADRVTLSVPADSTDIENVPWGQKATFNAAEEDELSLAYLPRGSSFIPSSSGDTLETSASEGYGSGDSPPEAIMTRPGLPSRHSFTSYEATKRDPASLPETARNLTARPSPLTRAKSYVSTRPDQPPRTGTLQKAQLSLQALEDHMAFEAEKPTASWEDAEQSNRDVQGRVFSVLQALDYEADPLIDSSGVLRVLEKERVIALTRDYPYLNNPADSERGTESTIPILGSKADSPERLKKGKATEVGGQVSSIFGTKPNKRSSRSFRLQSGEKGKNTQDAAAPPLPLPRYEEYEQTPPSPWSQSPAPSPAVRVETTDNPFFANSTVDEETFNPHQTPQDYSKMQQVEAIGVDRSWTVLHIPLTHPLLSKPVQSFRLDTAAMESKSAGRGKNVDQLPKYADSSKLQGAEPIKEKRAPIAILSILSPVIPYPSNLRHSLEHLSPHMATSFSLCRHYSNLETEVAGLSRKRPHTTGFGAIAAGGRQVHDQSLAASGNVAYSPAEEGMRQHSGGSMTSPSDYSGVSRSANASPSGTPSWDPGSVGFTLDRKSSGDSPGYISNEGYFSSRRPGVTRMDTGGSSVVGVRRSSKETSPAETRLVPRNQADDRPLGQSASSVDGGDNSTKTKADVEGSQPSSNSSGAEIRNNRSSKEATNETSDNREPSPPRQNTHDSPRRQAIRGASYGAGKSDRQHTQLHSYGADFGATFQSLPTTSASSIKAPTVPKPSRQGSSNASLPTDMPPPSDRLKGLMLDSLPAHVFVALPQTGEIVWVNSRYLTYRGQTVSELYQDPWSSIHPEEREDYLKAWTHAVKTGEQFSMQVRIKRFDGNYRWFYTRAVGSRDIRGVIVQWYGSHMDIHDQHIAEVKAARQEEIEASEAKHRQLANLIPQIIFAATEDEGVTFANEQWLSYTGQDFNDALGLGFMDYVHPEDLAKCQIPIGRPPTPSTRPKKPAEPTRNPSHTSSSGKSGQSSDPSEAPTEKTVKGIHQTLSRNNSSSSSSVYEFATADLSELARTGVIKVTTDGNGRLSYTTEVRLRSKTGEYRWHLVRCVEVDNINLGSGDGSWFGACTDINDHKLLETKLKEAMESKGKFLSNMSHEIRTPLIGISGMVSFLQDTTLNDEQLDYTNTIQSSASSLLNIINDILDLSKVDAGMMKLSYEWFHTRSLVEEVNEMVSTMAITKRLELNYIVDVDVPEMVKGDKFRIRQVLLNVIGNAIKFTTVGEVFTRCRVYTDADSPPLVNEIMLEYSIVDTGRGFTKEEADLIFKPFSQIDGSSTRQHGGSGLGLVISRQLVQLHNGKMQGTAVPGKGSTFTFTAKFGLPTEDDHPEPLTTPQLSKVTSASSTPNIIKSQIASKQASSNPLLVSRLLNSPGIFMDSPKTESSAGSPAVLSSNSSEPSNSSYSGRTRFTDRSSASSVNQSLSHFGEAARSSTPENMKLELPEKHSPSPSPLLESTPSSTPANTASTLPESHTTRLDNEFSHDLKHFRPPMYSILLICPQTHSREATRQHIEITLPKDVPHQITPLASVEEARVLISGDDSVNFTHIVLNLGSAEEIVQLIDKLIASVMLPQTSIVVLSDPVQRQEVIKMAQSYDYDQMAKDNRLTFIYKPVKPSRFAVIFDPDKERDLSTDRNRSSAQQQVASQKQHYLDVGQRLGNKGLKVLLVEDNLVNQKVLLKFLSKVGIAVELAMDGVECTEKVFSKPHGFYSLILCDLHMPRKDGYQTCREIREWESQGSTTKMPIIALSANVMADVLEKCVQAGFNSYVTKPVDFKELSKAMSSLLDPEAGDLGGALMKVPKKAS, from the exons ATGCCACCTTCAGTCGCTCCTCTTGACAAACCGTCCTCACCAACTTCAAAGAAACGCCCTGGGTCGCGACGATCCAGTGGCAACGACAAGACTGACAACTCACCCACTCAGCTACACTCGTCATCATCACCGACGCAACATGGATTAAGAGAGAGACGCTCATCAGATTCGAAGGCGAAGGACTCGATGCCAGATATCCTTACCGGTGCAAAAGCACCCTCAATATCCAGCGATGTGGAAATGGCCAGTGATAATGAGGTTCAGGATGTTGGATCTTCGAGtcttcaaaattcagaaAATGTGCATACAGGAGAGTCCAGAAGTCCTGCCCCCGGTCGGAAGCTAAGCTTGCCCCCAGGGACAATGCCGCTGTACGACCCGGCCGAGGAGGTGGAACGGCTTCGAGCCATGAATGCGCAAATGCAATTGAATCAGCATCGTGAGAGATTGGCCAAGCAATTGGAGGATAGAGAAGAGCTGCAAGGGAAAATGACACTAAGCAGTGCTGGTCTCAAGGCACGAGTATCCCCCATTCATGAAGAATCCATATCACCATCATTAGAGGCAGCATTTGCTAGTCCAATTCCATCTGGTATGGAAACAGCGTCGACCGAGTCTGTCAGGACCATCAGGGGAGGTGAAACACCAGCTGCATTGCATGCAAGAACTCCTTCGTATCCATTTCCACCGATGCGAACACCAAGGCAACTTAGCTACAATGGCCACCGCCCTTTTACCGCACTCTCACCAACTGTAAATCCGGAAAATTTTGCCGGTGGTTCCTTCTACGATGGACCGCACGATCATGTTCTATCCGGGCCAATAACCCCCGTATCAGGTCTCAACTTTCAGCCAGCAGGTTCACAATTATCGAATCGTGATTCAGTTTTTGAAACACCGAATCTTTATGATCTTAGTCTTATGTTATCTGCCGAACCTGGACTTGATCCATGGTGGTCGACGGTGGTAAAAATCATGAGAGATGTCTACAAGGCTGACAGGGTAACGCTCTCTGTGCCTGCAGATTCGACAGACATTGAAAATGTTCCCTGGGGACAAAAAGCAACTTTTAACGCagcagaagaggatgagTTAAGTCTGGCCTATTTGCCACGAGGTAGCAGTTTTATTCCCAGTAGCAGCGGCGACACGCTCGAGACTTCAGCTTCTGAAGGATACGGATCTGGTGACTCACCACCGGAAGCCATTATGACCCGACCTGGACTTCCTAGCAGACACTCATTCACTAGCTATGAGGCAACAAAGAGAGACCCAGCATCCCTTCCCGAGACTGCTAGAAATCTCACTGCACGACCTTCCCCTCTCACTCGCGCTAAGAGCTATGTTTCTACTCGACCCGATCAACCACCACGAACAGGCACACTTCAAAAGGCGCAACTCAGTTTGCAGGCACTAGAAGACCACATGGCATTTGAGGCCGAGAAACCGACTGCAAGTTGGGAAGATGCTGAGCAATCAAACAGAGATGTGCAAGGACGTGTATTTTCAGTTTTACAAGCCTTAGATTATGAAGCTGATCCATTGATTGATAGTAGTGGTGTATTGAGAGTtctggagaaggaaagagtCATTGCATTAACGAGAGATTATCCATACTTGAACAACCCGGCGGATTCAGAAAGGGGGACCGAGAGTACCATACCAATATTAGGTTCAAAAGCAGATTCACCCGAGCGACTGAAAAAGGGCAAGGCGACAGAAGTGGGAGGACAAGTTTCATCTATCTTTGGAACCAAACCCAACAAACGATCAAGTCGCAGTTTCCGTCTTCAATCTGGCGAAAAAGGCAAAAACACACAAGATGCTGCAGCACCTCCATTACCACTTCCAAGATATGAAGAATACGAACAAACTCCACCATCGCCATGGTCACAATCCCCAGCTCCTTCTCCGGCTGTGAGAGTGGAAACAACAGACAATCCTTTCTTTGCGAATTCTACTGTAGACGAAGAAACATTCAACCCACATCAAACACCCCAGGACTATTCTAAAATGCAACAAGTTGAGGCGATTGGAGTCGATAGATCGTGGACCGTTCTACATATTCCTTTAACCCATCCTTTACTTTCAAAGCCAGTACAATCATTTCGGTTAGATACTGCCGCCATGGAATCAAAATCTGCAGGTCGTGGTAAAAATGTTGATCAGTTACCCAAATACGCCGATTCTTCCAAGTTACAAGGGGCAGAACCAATCAAGGAAAAGCGAGCCCCTATTGcaattctttcaatcctCAGCCCCGTGATTCCTTATCCATCTAATCTTAGACACTCTCTAGAACACCTCTCGCCACACATGGCCACTTCATTCTCCCTTTGTCGTCATTATTCCAATCTCGAAACGGAGGTCGCTGGTCTGTCTCGAAAACGCCCACATACTACTGGATTTGGTGCTATTGCTGCGGGAGGTCGACAAGTTCATGATCAGTCTTTGGCAGCAAGCGGGAATGTGGCTTACTCGCCGGCCGAGGAGGGTATGCGTCAACACTCGGGAGGAAGCATGACAAGCCCGAGCGATTATTCTGGAGTATCTCGAAGTGCCAATGCATCCCCAAGTGGTACGCCGTCCTGGGATCCCGGTAGTGTGGGATTCACGCTCGATAGAAAATCCAGCGGCGACAGTCCTGgatatatctcaaatgaaGGATACTTCAGCTCAAGGAGGCCGGGTGTAACTCGCATGGATACAGGAGGAAGTAGCGTGGTGGGTGTTCGACGCTCGTCGAAAGAAACTTCGCCCGCTGAGACCCGGTTGGTACCACGAAATCAGGCTGATGATCGACCTTTGGGACAAAGTGCTTCTTCAGTCGACGGTGGTGATAATTCAACCAAGACCAAAGCTGACGTAGAAGGCTCACAACCTTCATCCAATTCATCCGGGGCAGAAATTCGTAACAATAGATCTTCTAAAGAGGCTACAAATGAGACTTCAGACAACCGTGAACCCAGTCCTCCACGTCAAAACACCCACGATTCACCTAGGCGACAGGCAATAAGAGGCGCTTCCTATGGTGCTGGTAAGTCTGACCGTCAGCACACACAGCTACACTCATACGGTGCCGACTTTGGTGCCACTTTCCAGTCGTTACCGACAACATCGGCTTCCTCTATCAAAGCTCCTACTGTACCCAAACCTTCCCGCCAAGGGTCATCAAATGCTAGTTTACCTACAGATATGCCGCCACCATCGGACCGACTGAAAGGTTTGATGTTGGACTCTTTACCTGCGCATGTATTCGTTGCATTGCCACAGACTGGAGAAATAGTATGGGTAAACAGTCGATATCTGACCTACCGCGGCCAAACTGTATCCGAGTTATACCAAGATCCATGGAGCAGTATTCACCccgaagaaagagaggattATTTGAAAGCCTGGACGCATGCAGTAAAGACGGGTGAGCAATTCTCTATGCAGGTGCGTATCAAACGTTTTGACGGAAACTACCGTTGGTTCTACACTCGTGCTGTTGGCTCTCGAGATATAAGAGGTGTGATAGTTCAATGGTACGGCTCTCATATGGATATTCACGACCAGCATATTGCGGAAGTCAAAGCTGCACGACAAGAGGAAATAGAAGCATCTGAGGCTAAGCACAGACAACTGGCAAATTTAATTCCTCAGATCATTTTTGCCGCAACAGAGGATGAGGGTGTAACCTTTGCAAACGAGCAATGGCTTTCGTATACCGGACAAGATTTCAATGATGCCTTGGGACTTGGATTTATGGATTACGTGCACCCAGAAGATCTTGCGAAGTGTCAAATTCCAATCGGAAGACCGCCAACTCCATCGACTCGACCAAAGAAACCAGCCGAGCCGACAAGGAACCCATCTCATACATCTTCGAGTGGTAAATCAGGGCAATCATCCGATCCTTCCGAAGCGCCGACTGAAAAGACCGTGAAAGGAATCCACCAAACCTTGTCGCGAAACAATAGCTCGAGCAGCAGTTCTGTATATGAATTTGCCACAGCAGATCTGTCCGAGTTGGCGAGAACTGGCGTCATTAAGGTCACTACAGATGGTAACGGGAGACTTTCTTACACCACTGAAGTTCGTTTGAGGTCGAAGACTGGAGAGTATCGCTGGCACCTGGTACGATGTGTGGAAGTTGATAACATCAACCTCGGAAGTGGAGATGGTTCCTGGTTCGGTGCTTGCACGGATATTAATGATCACAAATTACTGGAAACGAAACTTAAGGAGGCCATGGAATCTAAGGGCAAGTTCTTGAGCAATATGTCTCACGAAATCAGGACACCTTTGATCGGTATTTCTGGGATGGTAAGCTTCCTTCAAGACACCACCCTCAACGACGAACAGCTTGATTATACGAATACAATTCAATCCAGTGCAAGTAGTTTACTCAATATTATCAACGACATACTGGATCTTTCCAAGGTAGATGCAGGTATGATGAAATTGTCATACGAGTGGTTCCACACACGTTCTCTAGTCGAGGAAGTCAATGAAATGGTTTCTACCATGGCTATCACTAAACGGCTGGAACTTAATTACATCGTCGATGTCGATGTGCCTGAAATGGTGAAGGGAGATAAATTCCGTATCCGTCAAGTTTTACTCAACGTTATCGGCAACGCAATCAAATTCACAACTGTTGGTGAAGTGTTTACTAGATGCAGGGTATACACAGACGCTGATTCACCGCCGTTGGTCAATGAAATAATGCTTGAGTACTCTATTGTGGACACGGGAAGAGGATTCACCAAGGAAGAGGCGGATCTCATCTTCAAGCCTTTCAGTCAAATTGATGGTAGTAGCACAAGACAACATGGTGGAAGTGGCTTAGGATTGGTTATTTCGAGACAACTGGTACAGTTACATAATGGCAAGATGCAAGGTACTGCGGTGCCTGGTAAAGGATCTACCTTCACTTTTACTGCAAAGTTCGGACTGCCCACTGAAGATGATCATCCAGAGCCACTCACAACACCTCAGCTGAGCAAAGTGACTTCAGCATCATCGACACccaacatcatcaaatcacaaattgCTTCCAAGCAGGCTTCCAGTAACCCGCTCTTAGTTAGCAGGCTGTTGAATTCTCCTGGTATCTTCATGGATAGTCCAAAGACTGAATCAAGTGCAGGCTCGCCAGCTGTACTGTCGTCCAATAGCTCAGAACCATCTAACTCTAGTTATTCCGGTCGAACTCGTTTCACAGATAgatcttctgcttcttctgtcAATCAGAGTCTGTCTCATTTTGGCGAGGCCGCTCGATCAAGTACTCCAGAAAACATGAAATTAGAACTTCCCGAGAAGCACTCCCCGTCACCTTCACCGCTGCTTGAATCTACACCTTCGTCGACTCCTGCAAATACTGCCTCGACCCTCCCAGAGTCACATACTACTCGTCTAGATAATGAATTCTCCCATGACTTGAAGCATTTCCGACCTCCTATGTATTCGATCCTACTCATTTGTCCGCAAACTCATAGTCGCGAGGCGACGAGACAGCATATCGAAATCACTTTACCAAAAGATGTTCCTCATCAAATTACTCCACTTGCAAGTGTCGAGGAGGCTAGAGTTCTTATTAGCGGAGATGACTCTGTCAATTTTACACACATTGTCTTGAATCTTGGCTCGGCGGAAGAAATAGTACAGCTGATTGATAAACTCATCGCATCGGTGATGTTGCCTCAGACTTCAATTGTTGTCCTATCAGATCCTGTACAGAGACAAGAAGTCATCAAGATGGCTCAGTCATACGACTACGATCAAATGGCTAAAGATAATCGGCTTACATTCATATACAAACCCGTTAAACCGTCCAGATTTGCAGTTATCTTCGACCCTGATAAAGAGAGAGATTTAAGTACTGATCGTAATCGTTCGAGTGCCCAGCAACAAGTCGCCAGTCAGAAACAACATTATTTGGATGTGGGTCAGCGCCTTGGAAACAAGGGACTTAAGGTTCTGTTAGTAGAAGATAACTTGGTCAATCAAAAAGTTCTCTTGAAGTTTTTGAGTAAAGTTGGAATTGCGGTGGAATTAGCAATGGATGGTGTGGAATGTACAGAGAAAGTATTCAGCAAACCGCATGGATTTTATTCTTTGATCTTG TGCGATCTTCACATGCCCCGGAAGGACGGCTATCAAACCTGTCGCGAAATTCGCGAATGGGAGAGCCAAGGATCAACCACGAAAATGCCCATTATCGCTTTAAGTGCAAATGTAATGGCGGATGTGCTGGAAAAGTGTGTTCAGGCTGGCTTCAATAGTTATGTGACTAAACCGGTGGATTTTAAAGAGTTGAGTAAAGCGATGAGTTCCTTACTTGATCCGGAGGCAGGGGATTTGGGAGGTGCGTTGATGAAAGTGCCAAAGAAAGCGTCgtga